TGATGAGCGCGACCGTCAGTCCGCCGCCGGCACTGTCCCCGCCGACGGCGATCCGATCCGCGTCGATTCCCTGATCGCGCAGATAGCGCCAGGCCTTCAGTCCATCTTCGAGGGCGGCCGGGAATGGATACTCGGGCGCCAGCCGGTAGCCCACGGCAAGGGTGCGCGCCCGGGCGGCCCGTCCCGCCTCGGTGACCATCCGCCGATGGCTCACAATGGAGCCGGAACAATAGCCGCCGCCGTGAAAGAACAGCAGCACGCGCGAAGCGTCGCTACCCGGCGCGATCGACCATTCGCCGGGCGCGCCGTTCATATCGGCGGGCTCAAAGGCGATGTCGCTTGCGGGCGCCCAGAGCGAGCCCACTTCATCAAGCCGCTCGCGCCGCGCCGCCCAGCCGACAGGCCTCGGCTTGGAACTCAACAAGGCCCGAATGGCGTCTATTTCGTTTGGCGCCATCGCCGCTTCTCCCGCAATCTGCAAACTGCTCCGCCAGCAGAAGCACAACAGACAATGGCGGCGATGGTTCCCGGGCGTTGCGTTCCATCAAAGAAAACGCGCCTTGGCCTGCAGCGGCGCGAGGCGTTTTGACAAATCGGCGGCGCGACTTCTTTGACCTGATCATTTGATCAAATCCGTCATCGAGCCGAGCCGGTTTCGATTCATCATAGCGTCGAGGCAAAGGTCGTCAGCGTTCTTTCGCGCTGCAAGAAGAAAATATTTTCGTGCTTCAACTGATAGAAATAACGCCAGATTTTCTTTGTGCGCCGCAATATTTCCCATCGGCGAAGCGCGTGGCGCCGGGATTGCGACCGGTAGCGGGCGAACCGCGCGAAAAAGCGCGCGTCGCTAAGCACAATCGTTACAGGGAAACGCCATGGCTTTGCTTGAGCGCCACGAATGGTACGACATTGCCCGGTCCACCAACTGGACGCCCCAATATGTGTCCGAGGCCGAGCTCTTTCCGGACGTCATGACCGGCGCGCAGGGCGTGCCGATGGAC
This genomic interval from Candidatus Rhodoblastus alkanivorans contains the following:
- a CDS encoding alpha/beta hydrolase, encoding MAPNEIDAIRALLSSKPRPVGWAARRERLDEVGSLWAPASDIAFEPADMNGAPGEWSIAPGSDASRVLLFFHGGGYCSGSIVSHRRMVTEAGRAARARTLAVGYRLAPEYPFPAALEDGLKAWRYLRDQGIDADRIAVGGDSAGGGLTVALINHLRGAGEEPPACAWLVSPWTDLTMSGATLETKDAVDPLIHKDYLRELATAYLAGSVDPKDPRVSPLYADLRGFPPVLIQVGAAETLLDDATRFAAAAGAANVSTTLEIWPHMIHAWPIWNAHLQPGRAALINAGGFIARHI